The sequence below is a genomic window from Acidilobus saccharovorans 345-15.
CGACCTCAACGTGACGCCGAGCCTCTTCAGGTCTTCCCTTAGCCTGGCCCTCAGGGACTCATACCTTGACTTCTCGTCGTCCGTGAGGCTTACGTAAACCCTCTTAATGTCGTAGTCTGAGAGGTACTTGCCTCTCAGCTCCGCTGGCGAGACCCTTATCACTATGGGGCCCACCAGGTCAGGTAACAGGACGTGCCTTCCGTCCTCCCTCTCAGGCGTCGCAGTGAGGCCAAGCCTGTAGGGAGAGGCCAGCACCTGGGCGACCTCCATGTAGCCGGGTGACGGGAGGTGGTGCACCTCGTCAAAAATGGCCAGCACGAACCTGTTGCCCAGCTCCTCAGCCCTGCTGTACGCGCTGTCATATGTAGATACCGTAATGCCCGCCACGTCGCTTTCGCCGCCGCCCAATATGCCGGGCGTCACGCTCAGGTGCCTCATTATTGCGCTTTTCCACTGGTGAAGCAGGTCTATCGTTGGCACCACGATTATTGTGGCGGCTCCTACCTCCTGGATGGCGGCCAGCGCGACGAGGGTCTTGCCAGCTCCTGTGGGGAGCACCACCACCCCCCTCATGCCGGCCCTCTTCCACGCCTCAAGGGCCCTCTCCTGGTAGTCCCTGAGCCTAATCCTCGGGGCGCGGAGGGCCTGGAGCGGGATGGGGTCAAGGACCCTGTCATCAACAGTTAAGCCTGACTCTCGAATGTAGTTCAGTACTTCATAGTACTTATATGGCAGCCCGACGTAGCCTCCGATCCTCTCATCGTACCTTAGGCCCGGCGCGTAAGAGTCGCTTACCAGCAGCCCCCTCCTGTAGCTGAGCTTAACCAAGGGCTCCCTTTACCTTAGGGAGACGTTGCAAGGCGAGGTTAAAGGCCTTCTCAGCGAATTTCAAGTTCCCCTGCGAGCTCTTCCTCCTCCACTGGCATGCCATTTATGGCCAGCCTTGTCATTATGTCCCCTGAGGCGTCCTCGCTGAGGCCCAGTGACTCGGGGTAAACCAGGCCCGTGCCCCTCACCTTGCCCTCCAGCACGGCGAGCGCGGCAAACCCGAGGAAGCTTCCGGTTACCTTGGCCATGGCCGTCGTCCCGTCCTCGGCCCTGGTGACCTGGGTAAACCTGATCCCGCCGCCAGACTTGCCGTACACGTCAACCACTAGCACTACTATATCCCTGAAGTTAACCCTCATAGACCATATAAGGGAGGCCAGCACCTCATCAGCCATAACCTCGTAGTTGCCGACGTGTATTGGCTTGTGTTCAAGGAGGCCCAACTTCTTGAGGCCCTTAATGAAGGCCACGTGGCCAGGCCACCTCAACGTGTACTCGGCCAGGAAGGACGCGTTTGAGTAGCTCTTGAGCAGCGTCCTGAGGCCGTCCGTCGGGAAGTACTCCAGCTCACCAACGCCTGGGACGTATATTGTTCCCATGGGGCCTGAGAGCGGATCCACTGCCACAACCTTGCCATCAACTATCGTCCTGGCAGGCCTCCTGTACTCATCTACCAGGTCAGATATGCTCCAGCTCGGCACGAGGCCAAGAGGTGGGTCGGGCCTCTCGCTTATGCCACCTACATAAATTTTAGCTCCCTTAAGGCCTCCCAGCTTCCTGTCGCCTATTCCAATGAGCATATTTGAGAGCCCGGGGGCGACGCCAGCATCCATGAGCAGCAGTATTCCAGCCTTAGAGGCCAGCTGGCCCAGCTCCTCCGGGTCCTCAGGGAAGAATGAGACGTCTACTATGTTGGCGCCCAGGTTTATCAGGCCCTTAAGGGCCTTGTAGGCTATGCTCCCTGGCAGGGCGGTAACTATGAGGTCCACGGTGCCTACGGCCTTCTTAACATCGTCAGGCGACAGCGCGTCAGCCACGGCGTAAGGCATTCTGAGCCTCTCGGCGGTCCTCGACAGAGAGTCTTTGGCCTTATCTACAAGGATCACTTCATGGCCCTCCCCCCTTATTACCGAGGCCGCTACGGAGCCCACGCCCCCAGCGCCTATCACTGCAACTCTAGCCAAAGCTTAGCACCGCCACAGAGAAGCTGCATCTCCACCATATTTAAAGTTGATCTTGGCGGCCCGCGCTGGCCCTGATGGGCCCCGGGCTAGGGAGTTCCGATACTCCTCACCACTCGGTAGACCCTCTTGTCCTCACCGCCCGAGGCGCGCTGCCTAGTGCAGCACTAAAAATAAATGCGGCTTAGCCCTATAACCTCTGCTTGCCAAACTATAGGCTGAGGAGCCTTGGAGGACGAGAGGCTCTCCAGGGCCTTATATAAAGTTGTGGAGCTTGAGGGCAAGGTGCCTGAGAGCATAGCTGACGGCTCCCTTGAAGAGGCCCTGAGAGAGCTGGCTGAGATGCTCAGCTCCCTAGAGCTGTCTTCAAAGGAGCCTCAGGTCGTCAGAAGGCCCTACGCTGGGATCAGCACGGAGGTAAAGCTCCTGAGCGAGATGGCGTTGGCCCTCAGGCTCAGGATGCTTCAAACGGGCAGACATAACGTGATCGGACTTAACTACTTCTACCACCGGCTGGATCAGGTCATATCTTACCTCCTTGAGGGCAGGCAGAGCAGGGGAGCGCTGTCATTATAATTTATCCGTGGTATGTTAGAAGAGCGGGGGCCAACCTCGCAGGAGTTAGGGCTTGAACTGCTGGGCCTCTCGCTTATGATATTAGTTGGCAAGGTTCTGGGCGACGTCACCGAGAAGTATGGATATGGGAGAATAACTGGTGAGCTGCTAGGAGGAATGATAATGGGTCCCTTCGCCCTGGGAGGCATTATAAATGGCCTCCTAAACGTTAAACTGTTTTACCTTGGCTCTGAAGTGCTGTTCCTATCGCAGCTCTCCGTCATTTTCCTGGTATTTGCGTCAGGCCTGGAGCACGGCTCTGCCCCCCTGAGGAGGGCAGGGGCATGGGGCGCCCTTGGGGCTATCATGGGCGCCCTTGTGCCCTTTGCGCTCATTGTCGCTATCAGGGACTACCTCTCATTGAACCTTGATGTATCCATGATAGTTGGCTCCGCCCTGGCGCCAACCAGCCTAGCGGTGGTCTCGGGCTCTCTTCAGTCGGCGAGGGCTAATGGCAAGTGGGCCGACTTCCTGCTCTCGGCCTCAGCGATAGACGACGTGGTCTCATTAATCCTCCTCTCAATAGCCTTCGGGGTCTCCGAGTCCCACGGCACTACGCTCGTCGGCGTGATAAAGGTTGTGGCCTTCTACTCAGTGGCATGGATCATAATATTTGTCACGTCAATAAAGGTGGTGCCGTTCCTCACGTCAAGGGTCGGAGGCCAGTACATTCTTGAGATGTCCCTAGTAGTCCTCTTTGGCATAATAGTCATAATGCAGGCCCTTGGGTTCTCGCCGATAATAGCCGCCTTCATAGCTGGCGTCTCGCTGAGCGAGTTCTCAGGCTCCCAGAGGCTCCAGGAGTTCTCGAGGTCCTTCCTGCTGGTCTTTGGGTCCATATTCTTCGTCGTGGTTGGCGCGGAGTTCGACTTAGCCACAATGGGCCTGACCGGCCTGTTAGCCTCGCTGATCATGATCGCAGCCGCCTTAATTGGCAAGCTGGCCGGCGTCCTGCCCTTCGCCTACGCAATGACTAGGAATGGGAAGGAGTCGGTGCTCGCCGGGACTGGCATGGAGCCGAGGGGAGAGGTTGGCCTTGCCATTGCGTCAGCCGCGCTTCAGCTAGGCTTCATAGACCAGCGCTGCTATAGCGCGCTAACACTTTCACTTATGCTCACGACAATACTAGGCCTCATAGCCTACAGCAGGGCCATACGGATGTTATAAAAGGCCTTTGGGCCATTATGATATTATAAGGGCCCTTGAGCTCACTTCTGCTGTTGCCCCGCCTGCGGGCCTCCGCCCTGCTTCTTCTCCTCACTGACAACTAGGTCCCTAACGCCCATGAGGCCCACTGGGGACATGGGCCCTCCTGCGGGCGGGCCTGCGATAGGCAGGTTGGCAGGTATGAAGACGAGCATGTTCTTGCCCTCCATGCCCAGCTCATATATCATGTTCATCCACCTCAGCATGAACGCCCTGTCGTTGTTAACATAGAGGTTTGCAGCTTCAACCATCTTCTGGGCGGCCTCGTACTCGGCCTGAGCAAGCGTCACCCTGGCCCTCCTCTCCCTCTCGGCCTGCGCCTGCCTTGACATGGCCTGGACCAGGTCAGGGGGTATCTCGACGTTCCTTATCTCTACGGCAGTGACCTTGACGCCCCAGGTCTCAGTCTTGCTGTCAATTATGTTCCTGGCGAGCGCCGCCACCTTCTCCCTCTCGGTAAGTATCTCATCGAGCATCGTCTGGCCTATGACTTCCCTTAGGGTCGTCTCAGCCGCGAGCCTGGTGGCAACGTTGTAGTCCTCCACTTTAAGCACAACCTTCTCAAGGTCAACGGGCTGGTAGTACATCACGGCATCAACTATGACTGGTATGTTGTCCTTCGTGAGGCTCTGCTCGGTCCTAAAGGCTATGGCCTGAAGCCTCGTCGATATTCTCATGGGAACCCTACCTATTATTGGCGGCACGTACACTATCCCTGGACCCTTGAGGCCCGCAAACCTGCCAAGTATCAGGACGGGCAGCCTCTCCCACTCATTGACGACCTTTATTCCGCTCAGCAGAATTATGGCCACTATGAGCACGATAAACGCTATTATTATGTCAAGCGCTAAGCCCACTCAAATCACCACTTCTATGTAGTTAGCGAACTACTTAAACCTATCTAAGATGCCAGAATCCATATTCATGAACCCTTGTCCTCACCCGTGGCCCTCTCGACAAAGAGGGTTACCCCCTCGACTTTAACTACCTTTACCTTTTCCCCGACCTTTATGGTCTCGCCAGAGGCCGACACGGCCCTCCACACGATGCCCTGCACCCTGACCTCGCCCACGGGAGCTAGGTCGCTCACTACGACGCCGACATCACCTATCAGGGACTCAGGCCCAGCCATCACCCTCTTACGCTTCATGGGTGAGGCTATCCACCTTATGTAAAGTCCCAGCACAACGCCAACTATGGCCACAACGGAGTCCGTGAGCACGTACTTAGATGCAGTTGGGACGCTGGTGGCCACGTAGGGTATCCCCATGGCCAAGAGGTATATGCCCACAGCTGAAGTTATGGCCCCTGCTATCATTGCAAAGCCGTGACCCATCTTAAGCTCCAGGAACATTATTATGGCGCCCAGGAGCAGCAGCGTCAGGCCTATGGCCGAGGCGCCTATTATCTCGGCGCCCACGAGGCCCATCACTATGGCGGTCACGCCCACGGCCGACACTATAAACGTGGGGTGGAAGAGGTCTATCAGTATAGCCATGAAGCCCAGCGTTATTAGTATGCCGTCAACGGTGCTGTTGCTCAGAACGCTCAGGAACTGCTCATAAGCGTTTTCGGAGATCTGCACCTGGGTCACGTTAGTGAGGCCCCACTCACTCATGGCCTGGGAGAGGCTGTTCGAGACGTTATTTATCAGGTGATACCTTAGGGCCTCCTCAGCAGTGAAAGCCCTATCATCAACTACCATTATCTTGGCTGCCGTCGCGTTCCTGCCCCACTTGCTTGCCAACGACTCCATAAACGCTATCATCGCGTCCTCGGTGTGGTTCTGCTCAAGGGGCGTGCCCCCAACTACTATGGGGGTCGAGGGACCTATGAAGGTGCCGTTGTCCATTATGATGCTGTTAGTGGCCATGGCTATGTAGCTGCCAGCTGAGGCCGCCATACCGTCAGGGGGCACGTATGTGTAAACTGGTATGCCGGCGGCCTGAGCCTGCTCTATGTAGCTCACTATCTTAAGCATGTCGCTCAGGTAGCCGCCAGGGGTGTTCATAACGATGACTATAGCCTTAGCTTTCAGCAGCTCTGCAGTAGTCACAGCCCTCTGCATCATGGTTGACGACCCTAGGTCCACAGGGACGTCAAAGTTAACAACCACAACCGTGGCGTTGCTAGTTGGGGCTGACGCGGCCTCCGCATGCCACAGCTGGGCTGCGCCTATGGCTGCCAGCACGAGGGTTACTCCTAGCAGCCAGAGCAAGAGCTTTATCTTCAACTTCAGCCCTTTTTATGTGGAGCGGGCAAAAGCTATAAAGTAACGCTAAGGCGATAGGCATGGGCGGGCAGGCCAGCGTAGGCTTCTTCTCAAGGCTGAGGTGGGGGGTTGGCAGCACGGCGCTGGTGATAGGGCTCACTGCAGTTGCGGCTTACCTGATAGCCACCGGCCTAGAGCACAATGATGCCCTGAGGCTTTTCTCCGGAGGCATTCTAGCTATAGTGGACATAATAATTATCGTGGCCAAGGGCCTCGAGAGGATAACCCCTATGAAGCCTCCCTCTGAGAGCCTCGTTGGAAGGAGCGGCGTTGTTGTCATAAGTATAAGGCCTTCGAAGCCAGGCGTGGTCAGGGTTGATAATGAGCTGTGGTCAGCCATAAGCGACCTTGAGATCAAGGAGGGAAGCAGGGTTATAGTAGTTGAGAGGCAGGGCCTCTACGTTAAGGTTAAGCCTGTAAGTGATAAGAATATCGCCACAGATAAGGCCTGAGCGCGGCAAGAGACTAACCCATTTGAGGCGCCAAGCCGGTGCCTCAAATCCTAGCTAGGCGACCTATGTTGCGGCTCAGCCGCTGACGAGGCTTTATTCCAATACGTCGCGACCTTAGACCTTGGCTTAGGTGCCCCCGTGCAAAGATTTTTTAAATTGAACGTTAGATCAGCAATAACTAGGCGACCTATGTATGGTATTTCGTAAGATATCTGTCATGGCTAAAATCTTTGATGCAAGGGACCACGCGGTCGTTATTATAGACAATACTCCAGTAC
It includes:
- a CDS encoding NfeD family protein — encoded protein: MGGQASVGFFSRLRWGVGSTALVIGLTAVAAYLIATGLEHNDALRLFSGGILAIVDIIIIVAKGLERITPMKPPSESLVGRSGVVVISIRPSKPGVVRVDNELWSAISDLEIKEGSRVIVVERQGLYVKVKPVSDKNIATDKA
- a CDS encoding DEAD/DEAH box helicase family protein: MVKLSYRRGLLVSDSYAPGLRYDERIGGYVGLPYKYYEVLNYIRESGLTVDDRVLDPIPLQALRAPRIRLRDYQERALEAWKRAGMRGVVVLPTGAGKTLVALAAIQEVGAATIIVVPTIDLLHQWKSAIMRHLSVTPGILGGGESDVAGITVSTYDSAYSRAEELGNRFVLAIFDEVHHLPSPGYMEVAQVLASPYRLGLTATPEREDGRHVLLPDLVGPIVIRVSPAELRGKYLSDYDIKRVYVSLTDDEKSRYESLRARLREDLKRLGVTLRSLEDFHRLLSLAAKNPVARDAVEAWYESVRIAVNSRAKIDSLRKLLAEYSDRKVLIFTRDTEMAYRISREFLVPAVTYKTPKQERLKILELFRKGAYKVIVASSVFDEGVDVPDASVAIVVGGYGTPRQFIQRLGRVLRPAEGKRALLIELVTKGTSDSRLSMRRRSGAEV
- a CDS encoding saccharopine dehydrogenase family protein, giving the protein MARVAVIGAGGVGSVAASVIRGEGHEVILVDKAKDSLSRTAERLRMPYAVADALSPDDVKKAVGTVDLIVTALPGSIAYKALKGLINLGANIVDVSFFPEDPEELGQLASKAGILLLMDAGVAPGLSNMLIGIGDRKLGGLKGAKIYVGGISERPDPPLGLVPSWSISDLVDEYRRPARTIVDGKVVAVDPLSGPMGTIYVPGVGELEYFPTDGLRTLLKSYSNASFLAEYTLRWPGHVAFIKGLKKLGLLEHKPIHVGNYEVMADEVLASLIWSMRVNFRDIVVLVVDVYGKSGGGIRFTQVTRAEDGTTAMAKVTGSFLGFAALAVLEGKVRGTGLVYPESLGLSEDASGDIMTRLAINGMPVEEEELAGELEIR
- a CDS encoding cation:proton antiporter yields the protein MILVGKVLGDVTEKYGYGRITGELLGGMIMGPFALGGIINGLLNVKLFYLGSEVLFLSQLSVIFLVFASGLEHGSAPLRRAGAWGALGAIMGALVPFALIVAIRDYLSLNLDVSMIVGSALAPTSLAVVSGSLQSARANGKWADFLLSASAIDDVVSLILLSIAFGVSESHGTTLVGVIKVVAFYSVAWIIIFVTSIKVVPFLTSRVGGQYILEMSLVVLFGIIVIMQALGFSPIIAAFIAGVSLSEFSGSQRLQEFSRSFLLVFGSIFFVVVGAEFDLATMGLTGLLASLIMIAAALIGKLAGVLPFAYAMTRNGKESVLAGTGMEPRGEVGLAIASAALQLGFIDQRCYSALTLSLMLTTILGLIAYSRAIRML
- a CDS encoding NfeD family protein is translated as MKIKLLLWLLGVTLVLAAIGAAQLWHAEAASAPTSNATVVVVNFDVPVDLGSSTMMQRAVTTAELLKAKAIVIVMNTPGGYLSDMLKIVSYIEQAQAAGIPVYTYVPPDGMAASAGSYIAMATNSIIMDNGTFIGPSTPIVVGGTPLEQNHTEDAMIAFMESLASKWGRNATAAKIMVVDDRAFTAEEALRYHLINNVSNSLSQAMSEWGLTNVTQVQISENAYEQFLSVLSNSTVDGILITLGFMAILIDLFHPTFIVSAVGVTAIVMGLVGAEIIGASAIGLTLLLLGAIIMFLELKMGHGFAMIAGAITSAVGIYLLAMGIPYVATSVPTASKYVLTDSVVAIVGVVLGLYIRWIASPMKRKRVMAGPESLIGDVGVVVSDLAPVGEVRVQGIVWRAVSASGETIKVGEKVKVVKVEGVTLFVERATGEDKGS
- a CDS encoding SPFH domain-containing protein — protein: MGLALDIIIAFIVLIVAIILLSGIKVVNEWERLPVLILGRFAGLKGPGIVYVPPIIGRVPMRISTRLQAIAFRTEQSLTKDNIPVIVDAVMYYQPVDLEKVVLKVEDYNVATRLAAETTLREVIGQTMLDEILTEREKVAALARNIIDSKTETWGVKVTAVEIRNVEIPPDLVQAMSRQAQAERERRARVTLAQAEYEAAQKMVEAANLYVNNDRAFMLRWMNMIYELGMEGKNMLVFIPANLPIAGPPAGGPMSPVGLMGVRDLVVSEEKKQGGGPQAGQQQK